In the genome of Cercospora beticola chromosome 2, complete sequence, one region contains:
- a CDS encoding uncharacterized protein (CAZy:GH31), with protein MRSMHLRLALCACSWAGLAHAKSGFSGQQQVPILGDPPSGAFANSASLPTVIPTIHDTSAPDPQKECPGYKAWSVATNEHGFTASLAIAGEPCNVFGNDIADLTLHVSHQTASRLSVKILPTYIGPENTTWFELGDQFVAQPRWDGSTTTETSHLQFEWSNEPSFQFSVSRRQDGEVLFSTFGHKIVYEDQFHELITNMVDDYNIYGLAEIVRPFRFGTNFNATLFNVDNADATDSNSYGSHPFYQETRYSKDQNSSAHGVYARNVHAQEWLMREKTLTYRAIGGSIDFYFFSGQPNDIQDAPSTALESIRQYQRSIGFPAMQAYWAHGFHQCHWGWSKVQDLRDVVANYRRANVPLEAIWTDLDVYYKARPLTNDEERFSSAAMHEFVADLNKDGQHYVPLVDSNVYMPDKDDPDDVYLPFTRGDKLGAFIRDGSTGDYFVGKAWPGKSVWADWLVPSTHDWFANELRIMHEATPFSGIWIDVNEPSNFDNVLVDHTLYSQDSRDSRKLDFPSYRINNFRSTHQIIDGTIALNAMHNDEHATREYDVHNLWSVGITKAAYNGLATTVHPGKRPFIISRSTGIGIGQYAGHWGGDNESKWGALYLSISQALIFQMAGVPMFGTDTCGFGGPDSFEELCARWTQVNAFFPFFRNHYGVMRAAQEAYVWPAVAEAARRVIAIRYSLLTYMYTLFYHAHTRGDTVLRALAWEFPNDERLRATDNQFMLGSALLITPVLNEGSTSAKGVLPGISENTRWYDWYTLQEVKSGKSGENITMEAPLEHINVHVRGGSILTLQKPGYTTRETREGLYSIVVALDDRQKADGDLYLDDGESIEQDATKMVQLKYSSNKLTVGIRGMYHATPALATITIAGLKRRPKNVTLDIRGSQHALRENIFQNETLRITDLAQYFGDGGWEHEFFVQLS; from the exons ATGAGGAGTATGCATCTTCGTTTAGCGCTGTGCGCATGCAGCTGGGCTGGACTCGCGCATGCAAAGAGTGGTTTCAGTGGCCAGCAGCAAGTGCCGATATTGGGAGACCCGCCCAGTGGTGCATTCGCCAATTCTGCATCCCTGCCCACGGTGATCCCGACAATTCACGATACTTCTGCTCCTGATCCTCAAAAAGAATGTCCTGGCTACAAGGCTTGGAGTGTGGCCACAAACGAACATGGCTTTACCGCCAGCCTTGCTATCGCCGGAGAGCCCTGTAATGTGTTCGGAAACGATATTGCAGACCTCACGCTGCACGTCTCGCATCAGACTGCATCTCGGTTGAGCGTGAAGATCTTGCCGACATACATTGGACCCGAGAATACCACCTGGTTTGAACTTGGAGACCAATTTGTAGCTCAGCCGAGGTGGGATGGCAGTACCACGACTGAGACAAGCCACCTGCAGTTTGAATGGAGCAATGAGCCATCGTTCCAGTTCTCTGTATCTCGGCGTCAAGACGGCGAGGTCCTCTTCTCCACATTTGGCCATAAAATAGTCTATGAAGACCAGTTCCATGAGCTGATCACCAACATGGTAGATGACTACAACATATACGG CCTGGCCGAGATCGTTCGCCCATTTCGATTCGGCACGAACTTCAATGCCACCCTTTTCAACGTCGACAACGCAGACGCCACAGATAGTAACTCCTATGGCAGCCATCCGTTCTACCAAGAGACACGATATAGCAAAGATCAGAATTCTAGTGCTCATGGCGTATATGCTCGAAATGTGCATGCGCAGGAATGGCTGATGCGAGAGAAGACACTCACGTATCGTGCAATTGGCGGCAGCATTGACTTTTACTTTTTCAGCGGACAGCCTAATGACATTCAGGATGCGCCTTCAACAGCTCTAGAGTCCATTCGCCAATATCAGAGGAGCATTGGCTTCCCCGCGATGCAGGCTTACTGGGCACATGGCTTTCACCAGTGTCACTGGGGTTGGAGCAAAGTGCAGGATTTGCGGGACGTGGTGGCAAACTACAGACGTGCAAACGTTCCTCTAGAGGCCATTTGGACAGATCTGGATGTTTATTACAAAGCTCGACCGCTGACAAATGATGAGGAGAGGTTCTCGTCTGCAGCAATGCACGAGTTCGTGGCTGATCTGAACAAAGATGGGCAACATTATGTTCCACTGGTGGATAGCAATGTCTACATGCCCGACAAAGACGATCCTGACGATGTGTATCTACCATTCACAAGAGGCGACAAGCTTGGCGCGTTCATTCGCGATGGCAGCACCGGTGACTATTTCGTGGGCAAAGCATGGCCAGGCAAGAG TGTGTGGGCTGATTGGCTGGTGCCATCCACCCACGACTGGTTTGCCAACGAACTTCGCATCATGCATGAAGCTACTCCATTTAGCGG GATCTGGATCGATGTTAACGAACCTTCCAATTTCGACAATGTCCTCGTGGACCATACATTATATTCTCAAGACAGCAGGGACTCCCGGAAGCTGGACTTCCCATCTTACAGGATCAATAACTTTCGATCAACGCATCAGATCATCGATGGCACGATAGCGCTGAACGCAATGCACAACGACGAACATGCGACACGTGAATACGACGTGCACAACTTGTGGAGTGTCGGAATTACGAAAGCGGCGTACAATGGGCTGGCGACCACTGTACATCCCGGTAAACGACCGTTCATCATTTCGCGAAGCACTGGAATCGGGATTGGCCAATACGCGGGACATTGGGGAGGAGACAACGAGAGCAAATGGGGCGCTCTGTATCTGTCTATCTCTCAAGCACTAATCTTTCAGATGGCTGGAGTACCCATGTTTGGAACTGACACCTGCGGCTTTGGCGGGCCTGATTCGTTCGAGGAGCTATGTGCGAGATGGACCCAAGTCAATGCCTTTTTTCCGTTCTTCAG AAATCACTACGGTGTTATGCGTGCTGCTCAAGAAGCGTACGTCTGGCCAGCAGTCGCTGAAGCAGCACGACGAGTCATTGCCATTCGGTACTCACTTCTCACATACATGTATACGCTCTTCTATCATGCCCACACCAGAGGCGATACCGTCCTTCGGGCTCTGGCTTGGGAGTTCCCCAATGACGAGCGCCTGCGAGCTACGGATAATCAATTTATGCTTGGATCTGCGTTGCTCATTACACCTGTCTTGAACGAGGGCTCGACTAGTGCGAAAGGAGTCTTACCTGGTATATCTGAGAACACGAGATGGTATGATTGGTATACCCTGCAAGAAGTCAAGAGTGGGAAGTCAGGTGAAAATATCACGATGGAAGCCCCGCTTGAGCATATCAATGTACATGTGCGAGGCGGGTCAATCTTGACTTTGCAGAAGCCGGGTTATACAACACGGGAGACGAGAGAAGGTCTGTACAGCATTGTTGTTGCGCTGGATGATCGACAGAAAGCGGATGGAGATTTGTACCTGGATGATGGCGAGAGTATTGAGCAGGACGCCACGAAAATGGTCCAG CTTAAGTACTCTTCGAACAAACTGACTGTCGGTATCCGAGGCATGTACCACGCCACTCCGGCCTTGGCTACTATCACCATCGCAGGACTCAAGCGCCGACCCAAGAATGTCACTTTGGATATCCGAGGATCACAGCACGCCCTTCGAGAGAACATCTTCCAGAACGAGACTTTACGCATCACAGACCTAGCCCAGTACTTCGGCGACGGAGGATGGGAGCACGAGTTTTTCGTGCAACTGTCGTAG